Proteins from a single region of Synchiropus splendidus isolate RoL2022-P1 chromosome 3, RoL_Sspl_1.0, whole genome shotgun sequence:
- the ovol1a gene encoding putative transcription factor Ovo-like 1a has protein sequence MPRAFLVKKPNVSPGKRNWSELNDHERGDVYIPVSIFPPSVLMEAEASPAELMPICLSYKSRTDTRACAELPSSTVLGQPQSPAPSPDERSEVRRRAQSTSTYVRSKIKVTTGELQTTSPSPPPVSTLPAPLTQNNAVMLVATTTVSTTPKVVPTVTQPEVQSPVTTFVCQVCQKTFQYQRMLNRHLKCHADTKRHLCSFCGKGFNDTFDLKRHVRTHTGVRPYKCSSCEKAFTQRCSLESHMKKIHSVTLKYAYKERRNKLYVCEECGHTAGTQDELLHHLHSLHPDSSLIKGKSARRVGGAGGGGRESSSPGSPQGADSDDTTGSVGQ, from the exons TGTCCATTTTCCCCCCGTCAGTCCTGATGGAGGCAGAAGCCAGTCCTGCCGAGCTCATGCCCATCTGCCTCTCGTACAAGTCGCGAACAGACACGCGGGCCTGTGCGGAACTGCCGTCCAGTACGGTGCTGGGTCAGCCACAAAGCCCCGCACCGTCGCCTgatgagaggtcagaggtcaggaggaGAGCACAGAGCACTTCTACATACGTCAGGTCGAAAATCAAG GTCACCACTGGTGAGCTACAGAccacctctccctctcctcctcctgtttccACCCTGCCGGCTCCTTTGACCCAAAACAATGCAGTGATGCTTGTTGCCACGACGACCGTCTCCACCACTCCAAAAGTTGTTCCTACAGTGACGCAACCAGAAGTCCAAAGTCCCGTCACCACATTtgtgtgtcag GTTTGTCAGAAAACGTTCCAGTACCAGCGGATGTTGAACCGGCACCTCAAGTGTCACGCAGACACCAAGCGGCACCTCTGCAGCTTCTGCGGTAAAGGCTTCAATGACACCTTTGACCTCAAGAGACACGTGCGCACGCACACAG GCGTTCGTCCCTACAAGTGCAGCTCTTGTGAGAAGGCTTTCACTCAGCGCTGCTCCTTGGAGTCCCACATGAAGAAGATCCACAGCGTGACCCTCAAATATGCCTACAAAGAGCGACGCAACAAGCTGTATGTGTGCGAGGAGTGCGGCCACACGGCCGGAACACAGGACGAGCTGCTGCATCACCTCCACTCCCTCCACCCTGACAGCTCGCTGATAAAGGGAAAGTCAGCGAGACGGGTGGGTGGAGCAGGCGGAGGAGGCCGAGAGTCCAGTTCTCCGGGTTCTCCTCAGGGAGCTGACAGTGATGACACCACTGGGTCTGTCGGCCAGTGA